In Kaistia defluvii, one genomic interval encodes:
- a CDS encoding pyridoxal phosphate-dependent aminotransferase, which translates to MPVHPALNTLRPEASQAPESGIVEVFNYGRDRQGLIPLWVGEGDLPTPGFISEAAQAGLTAGETFYTHQRGIPELRQALAGYHARLYGRPFDPERFFVTSGGMPAIQIALRMVAGHGDEVVVPTPAWPNFAAAAEVGAAKVVEVPLTYGNAGWTLDLDRYFEAVTPRTKALFLNSPCNPTGWTATRDELQAILDFARARGLWIISDEVYTRFFYEGERSPSFYDIAEPDDRILYVNTMSKNWAMTGWRVGWLSAPPAFGQVIENLVQYSSSGTPKFLQRGAVAALEQGDAFIDFQRQRAVEAREIVCSGLEKTGRIRLVRPAGAFYAFFSVDGEPDTRKLALRLVDEANVGLAPGDAFGAGGAGFMRLCYLRNLDQIREATRRLAEWLAK; encoded by the coding sequence GTGCCCGTCCATCCCGCATTGAATACGCTGCGCCCCGAAGCGAGCCAGGCTCCCGAAAGCGGCATCGTCGAGGTCTTCAATTATGGCCGAGACCGCCAGGGGCTGATCCCGCTCTGGGTCGGCGAGGGCGACCTGCCGACGCCGGGCTTCATCAGCGAGGCGGCCCAGGCGGGGCTGACGGCGGGCGAGACCTTCTACACCCACCAGCGTGGCATTCCCGAGCTCCGGCAGGCGCTGGCGGGCTATCACGCGCGCCTCTATGGCCGGCCGTTCGACCCCGAGCGCTTCTTCGTCACCTCGGGCGGCATGCCGGCGATCCAGATCGCTCTGCGCATGGTGGCCGGCCATGGCGACGAGGTGGTCGTGCCGACCCCGGCCTGGCCGAATTTCGCCGCCGCCGCGGAAGTCGGAGCCGCCAAGGTGGTCGAGGTGCCGCTCACCTATGGCAATGCCGGCTGGACGCTCGACCTGGACCGCTATTTCGAGGCGGTGACGCCGCGCACCAAGGCGCTGTTCCTGAATTCGCCCTGCAACCCGACCGGCTGGACGGCGACGCGCGACGAGCTTCAGGCCATTCTCGACTTTGCCCGCGCCAGGGGCCTCTGGATCATCTCCGACGAGGTCTATACGCGCTTCTTCTACGAGGGCGAGCGTTCGCCCTCCTTCTACGATATCGCCGAGCCGGACGATCGCATCCTCTACGTCAACACCATGTCGAAGAACTGGGCGATGACCGGCTGGCGCGTCGGCTGGCTGTCGGCGCCGCCGGCCTTCGGCCAGGTAATCGAGAACCTGGTGCAATATTCGAGCTCGGGCACGCCAAAGTTCCTGCAGCGCGGCGCGGTCGCGGCGCTGGAGCAGGGCGACGCCTTCATCGACTTCCAGCGCCAGCGTGCCGTGGAAGCGCGCGAGATCGTCTGTTCCGGGCTGGAAAAGACGGGGCGCATCCGTCTCGTGCGTCCGGCCGGCGCGTTCTATGCCTTCTTCTCCGTCGACGGCGAGCCCGACACGCGCAAGCTGGCGCTGCGGCTGGTCGACGAGGCGAATGTCGGCCTCGCGCCGGGCGACGCGTTCGGCGCGGGCGGCGCCGGCTTCATGCGCCTCTGCTACCTGCGCAACCTCGACCAGATCCGCGAAGCCACCCGCCGGCTGGCCGAGTGGCTGGCGAAGTAA
- a CDS encoding aspartate aminotransferase family protein, translating into MSAPDTSVKKTSSSLYDTFSRAPLEFERGEGAWVFTREGDAYLDFSAGIAVNTLGHANPILVQALTEQAGKLWHTSNLFRIPGQEKLADTLVANTFADRVFFANSGAEANEAAIKTARRYHYVNGQPDRYRILTIEGAFHGRTLATLAAGGQQKYLDGFGPKADGFDQVPFGDMAAIKAAVTPATAAIMIEPIQGEGGVRAFPNAFLRELRALCDAEGMLLIMDEVQTGIGRTGKLFAYEWTGIAPDILTAAKGIGGGFPLGACLATNEAAKGMTPGTHGTTFGGNPLAMAVGNAVLDVVLGDGFLEHVRETARYLTQRLGGLMDSHPGVIDDIRGEGLLIGLHALKPVPEVVAALREQKMLAAGAGDNVLRLLPPLNIGKAEVDAAIDKLDAAFSAIEAEAAQAARQSA; encoded by the coding sequence ATGAGCGCCCCCGATACCAGCGTTAAAAAGACCTCGTCCAGCCTCTATGACACCTTTTCGCGTGCGCCGCTCGAGTTCGAGCGAGGCGAGGGGGCCTGGGTCTTTACGCGAGAGGGCGACGCTTATCTCGATTTCTCCGCCGGCATCGCGGTGAACACGCTTGGCCATGCCAATCCGATCCTGGTGCAGGCGCTGACCGAACAGGCCGGCAAGCTCTGGCACACCTCGAACCTGTTCCGGATCCCGGGCCAGGAGAAGCTTGCCGACACGCTGGTCGCCAATACCTTCGCCGACCGGGTCTTCTTCGCCAATTCGGGCGCCGAGGCCAACGAGGCCGCCATCAAGACGGCGCGGCGCTATCATTACGTCAACGGCCAGCCCGACCGGTACCGCATCCTCACCATCGAGGGCGCGTTCCACGGCCGGACCCTGGCGACGCTCGCCGCCGGCGGGCAGCAGAAATATCTCGACGGCTTCGGCCCGAAGGCGGACGGCTTCGACCAGGTGCCGTTCGGCGACATGGCGGCGATCAAGGCCGCGGTGACGCCGGCGACCGCCGCCATCATGATCGAGCCGATCCAGGGCGAGGGCGGCGTGCGCGCCTTCCCGAACGCCTTCCTGCGCGAGCTCCGCGCGCTTTGCGACGCCGAGGGAATGCTGCTGATCATGGACGAAGTCCAGACCGGCATCGGCCGCACCGGCAAGCTGTTCGCCTATGAATGGACCGGCATCGCGCCGGACATCCTGACGGCGGCCAAGGGCATTGGCGGCGGCTTCCCGCTCGGCGCATGCCTCGCCACCAACGAGGCGGCCAAGGGCATGACCCCCGGCACGCATGGCACCACCTTCGGCGGCAATCCGCTGGCGATGGCGGTCGGCAATGCCGTGCTCGACGTCGTGCTCGGCGATGGCTTCCTCGAGCATGTGCGCGAGACCGCGCGCTATCTGACCCAGCGCCTTGGCGGGCTGATGGACAGCCATCCCGGCGTCATCGACGACATTCGCGGCGAGGGCCTGCTGATCGGCCTGCACGCGCTGAAGCCGGTGCCCGAAGTGGTGGCGGCGCTGCGCGAGCAGAAGATGCTGGCCGCCGGCGCGGGCGACAATGTCCTGCGATTGCTGCCGCCGCTCAACATCGGCAAGGCAGAAGTCGACGCGGCGATCGACAAGCTCGATGCCGCCTTTTCCGCAATCGAAGCCGAGGCTGCGCAAGCGGCACGGCAATCCGCCTGA
- the apaG gene encoding Co2+/Mg2+ efflux protein ApaG — protein sequence MYRTVTRSIQVTVRPSFVEDDSSPGENRYVWAYTIEIVNLGLENVQLRSRFWRITDGKGRTEEVRGVGVVGKEPSLKPGESFEYTSGCPLSTPSGIMAGTYQMQTESGEMFSVEIPAFSLDVPNAPRVLH from the coding sequence ATGTATCGAACCGTCACGCGATCGATCCAGGTGACCGTGCGGCCCAGCTTCGTCGAGGACGATTCCTCGCCGGGCGAGAACCGCTACGTCTGGGCCTACACGATCGAGATCGTCAATCTCGGGCTTGAGAACGTCCAGCTGCGTTCGCGCTTCTGGCGGATCACCGATGGCAAGGGCCGCACGGAAGAAGTGCGCGGCGTCGGCGTCGTCGGCAAGGAGCCGTCGCTGAAGCCCGGCGAGAGCTTTGAATATACCAGCGGCTGCCCGCTCTCGACGCCGTCGGGCATCATGGCCGGCACCTACCAGATGCAGACCGAGAGCGGCGAGATGTTCTCCGTCGAGATCCCGGCCTTCTCCCTCGACGTCCCCAACGCGCCCCGAGTGTTGCATTAG
- a CDS encoding Hsp33 family molecular chaperone, with protein sequence MEEIPFGPGSIDPAGDDAVLPFEVNGLDVRGRAIQMGPALSALLARHDYPLPVSKLLGEAVVLAVLLGSSLKFEGQFLLQTQTDGPVDMLVVDYRTSGDIRAYARFNKERVAEMDVDGLSKPELLLGKGILAMTIDQGEFTSRYQGIVQLDGVSLEEVAHLYFSQSEQIPTLVRLAVAEMMTREDGGAAHSWRAGGLLVQYLPEASIGVQRDLPGGDAPEGMEHHAEEEDAWAEATSLVSTVEDHELIDPDVPAERLLYRLFHERGVRVYDSMAVREQCSCSRDRIQGVLGSFSAEEITASIEDGEISVTCEFCGQKYSFDPQEFLG encoded by the coding sequence ATGGAAGAAATCCCGTTCGGCCCCGGATCGATCGATCCGGCGGGTGATGACGCCGTGCTGCCTTTCGAGGTCAACGGTCTCGACGTGCGCGGTCGCGCGATCCAGATGGGGCCGGCGCTGTCGGCCCTCCTGGCGCGCCACGATTATCCGCTGCCGGTGTCGAAGCTGCTGGGCGAAGCCGTCGTGCTCGCCGTGCTGCTCGGCTCGTCGCTGAAGTTCGAGGGCCAGTTCCTGCTGCAGACGCAGACGGACGGCCCGGTCGACATGCTGGTCGTCGATTATCGCACTTCGGGCGATATCCGCGCCTATGCCCGCTTCAACAAGGAGCGGGTGGCCGAGATGGATGTTGACGGTCTGTCCAAGCCCGAGCTTCTGCTCGGCAAGGGCATTCTGGCGATGACCATCGACCAAGGCGAGTTCACCAGCCGCTACCAGGGCATCGTCCAGCTCGATGGCGTCAGCCTCGAGGAAGTGGCGCATCTCTACTTCTCGCAGTCGGAACAGATCCCGACCCTCGTCCGCCTGGCGGTGGCCGAGATGATGACGCGCGAGGATGGCGGCGCCGCGCATAGCTGGCGCGCCGGCGGCCTGCTGGTGCAGTACCTGCCGGAAGCCTCGATTGGCGTCCAGCGCGACCTGCCGGGTGGCGACGCGCCGGAAGGCATGGAGCACCACGCTGAGGAAGAGGATGCCTGGGCGGAGGCGACCTCGCTGGTCTCCACCGTCGAGGATCACGAGCTGATCGATCCCGACGTCCCGGCCGAACGGCTGCTCTATCGCCTGTTCCACGAGCGCGGCGTGCGCGTCTATGACTCGATGGCTGTCCGCGAGCAGTGCTCCTGCTCGCGCGACCGCATCCAGGGCGTGCTCGGCAGCTTCTCGGCCGAGGAAATCACGGCGAGCATCGAGGACGGCGAGATCTCCGTGACCTGCGAGTTCTGCGGCCAAAAATACAGTTTTGATCCGCAGGAATTCCTTGGCTGA
- the argF gene encoding ornithine carbamoyltransferase translates to MEGAKRIKSVRNGARDGVGPLAGKVLALVFEQPSTRTRVSFDVGMRELGGQTLMLTGAEMQLGRGETIADTARVMSRYVDGIMIRILDHDSLKELAANATVPVINGLTRRSHPCQIMADILTYEEHRGPITGKTVSWLGDSNNVMASWVHAAARFNFRLKIATPEELAPSHKLLDWARTNGGEVIAGEDADDAAADSDCIVTDTWVSMGDSEAERRHNLLKPYQVNARLMSRAKKDALFMHCLPAHRGEEVTAEVMDGPQSVVFDEAENRLHAQKGILAWCLGGPEAL, encoded by the coding sequence ATGGAAGGCGCCAAGCGCATCAAGTCGGTGCGCAATGGCGCGCGCGACGGTGTCGGCCCGCTGGCCGGCAAGGTGCTGGCGCTGGTGTTCGAGCAGCCCTCGACCCGCACGCGCGTCTCCTTCGACGTCGGCATGCGCGAACTCGGCGGCCAGACGCTGATGCTGACCGGCGCTGAGATGCAACTTGGCCGCGGCGAGACCATCGCCGACACGGCGCGCGTCATGTCGCGCTATGTCGACGGCATCATGATCCGCATTCTTGACCATGACTCGCTGAAGGAACTGGCGGCCAACGCCACCGTCCCCGTGATCAACGGGCTGACGCGCCGCTCGCATCCCTGCCAGATCATGGCCGATATCCTCACCTATGAGGAGCATCGCGGCCCGATCACCGGCAAGACGGTGTCGTGGTTGGGCGACAGCAACAATGTCATGGCGTCGTGGGTCCACGCCGCCGCGCGCTTCAACTTCCGCCTGAAGATCGCGACGCCGGAGGAGCTTGCGCCGTCGCACAAGCTGCTCGACTGGGCGCGCACCAATGGCGGCGAGGTGATCGCTGGCGAGGACGCGGACGATGCGGCGGCCGATTCCGACTGCATCGTCACCGACACCTGGGTGTCGATGGGCGACAGCGAGGCGGAGCGCCGGCACAACCTGCTGAAGCCCTACCAGGTGAACGCCCGCCTGATGTCGCGCGCCAAGAAGGATGCGCTGTTCATGCATTGCCTGCCCGCCCATCGCGGCGAGGAGGTGACGGCCGAAGTCATGGACGGACCGCAATCGGTCGTCTTCGACGAGGCCGAAAACCGGCTGCACGCACAGAAGGGCATCCTTGCCTGGTGCCTGGGCGGCCCGGAGGCACTTTGA
- the mscL gene encoding large conductance mechanosensitive channel protein MscL produces MLKEFREFALKGNVVDLAIGIIIGAAFSGLVNSIVNDIIMPIVGVITGGIDFTNKYIQLAGDPQPTLDAARKAGATIAYGNFLTLLINFIIVAWILFLIVKGMNRMKREKAAAAAAPVATPEDVALLREIRDLLAKK; encoded by the coding sequence ATGCTGAAGGAATTCCGAGAGTTTGCCCTCAAGGGCAACGTGGTCGACCTGGCCATCGGTATCATCATCGGCGCCGCCTTCAGCGGCCTGGTCAATTCGATCGTCAATGACATCATCATGCCGATCGTCGGCGTGATCACGGGCGGCATCGACTTCACCAACAAGTATATCCAGTTGGCCGGCGACCCGCAGCCGACGCTCGACGCCGCGCGCAAGGCCGGCGCGACAATCGCCTACGGCAACTTCCTGACGCTGCTGATCAATTTCATCATTGTCGCCTGGATCCTGTTCCTGATCGTCAAGGGGATGAACCGCATGAAGCGCGAGAAGGCCGCCGCCGCGGCAGCCCCGGTCGCGACGCCGGAAGACGTGGCCCTGCTGCGCGAGATCCGCGACCTGCTCGCCAAGAAGTAA